In Chryseobacterium oryzae, the genomic stretch TGGTAGGTTTTCTTCTGTATTTCATTGTTAAATTTCTCATTAAAAACAACGGAAATCTGTTTTTTGGAAAGAAAAACAAAAAAATAGAGATTAAAGATGAAGAACTTCACGAGAATATCCACGAGATTAATTTTCCACAAAGTATTTCATCTTTTGAAACCAACAAAGACTACAGGTCTGCGGTGCGGTATCAGTTTTTGTTTGTACTGAAAAAGCTGAGCGATAAAAAACTGATCCAATGGAATCCCGAAAAAACCAATAAAGATTATGTTGCCGAACTGAAAACTGGAAATCTGAAAAATGAATTTTTTGAACTTTCTTATATATTCGATTATGTTTGGTACGGAGAGTTTACGATTGATGAGAATAGTTATAACCGGTTCAGAAATCAGTTTCAGAGCTTTAAAGCTTAATTGGAGTTCTGTAAAATAGTTTTTCGAATATGAATAAAACTTTCAAAATATATGGTGTAGTCTTTATTGTTAGCATGGTCATTGTTGCTTTATTTGAAGTTAACAAAAAGGAGGTTGTAGATTGGCGTAAAAATTTTGATGTTAATAAAAAATCACCTTTCGGACTGTTCATTTTCAATAAAGAATCCAAAGATTTATTTAAAGGAAATATTAAGAAAATAGATGTTTCCCCGTACAATTATTATTCAGAAAACAAGAATAAAAACACAGGTAAAAAAAATATTTTAGTTATAGAAAGTAAGCTAGATGCAGAGTCTTGGTATAAAATTTTGGATCAGGCAAAAAGTGGCAGCAATGTAATGATTATTGGCTCGGATATTCCAAAGAAGATATCAGATTCAATAGGTTTTTATAATTCTCATAATTCTTTCGAAGACAAAAACTCGCTGCAATTTACCGATTATAAATTCCTAAACGATTCAATTAATTTGGATAAGTTTCCCTCGGGAGTTGGATTTACTTACATTAAACCAAAAGTTGAGGTTTTAGGAAAAACAGTTGAAAAAGATAACGACGATCAGGCAAATTTCATTAAAGTTTCTTTTGGAAAGGGCAATATCTTCGTACATAGCGAACCGCTTTTTCTTACCAATTATTACTTACTGAAACCTCAAAATTTAAAGTACACTCAAAATGTATTTTCATATCTGGATGATAGCGAAACTTTGTGGTTCACAGAAGCTAATACTCAGGAATCGAGATGGGCACTGCGTTTTTGGTTATCTCATCCTCCGTTGAAGTATGCTTGGTGGGTTCTTTTGGGCGGTTTGGTGCTTTTCATAGTCTTTAATGCAAAAAGAAAACAACGTATTGTTCCTATCATTGAGCCTTTAAAAAATACGTCTGCAGATTTTGTAAAAAGTATTGGGAATTTATATCTTCAGGAAGGAGATTTTCATGATATGATGGCAAAAAAAGCCCAATATTTTCTAAATAAAATTAGAATTGATTTACTAATTGATACTAAAAGTTTGGATGCCGATTTTGCCAAAAAACTTCATTTAAAAACAGGAAAATCGTTAGAAATAATTGAAGAAGCTATAGTTTTAATAAAAAAAGGTCAAGATCCTTATGCAAGTGTTGTTAAAGAGGATTTATCGAGAATGAACAGACTTTTGGATGATATTTTTAAATAAAAAACATACAATAAAAACAGAATAATATGGAATTTAATGAAGAACAGAATATAGAAAACAACAATTCTATTAATATAGATAAAGAACAGCAAGAGCCGGAGCAATTTCAATCCAGAATCGATATGTTGGAATTGAGACAGAGTTTAGATAAAGTAAAAGAAGAAATTGCCAAAGTAATAGTTGGACAAGAAAAAATGGTAGAACATCTTTTGGCGGCATTACTTTCTAACGGTCATGTCCTTATTGAAGGGGTTCCCGGTGTTGCCAAAACCATTACTGCAAAACTTTTGGCAAAAACTATAGATGTAGATTTCAGCAGAATACAGTTTACGCCCGATCTTATGCCTTCTGATATTCTGGGAACTTCAGTTTTCAGCATGAAAAATTCTGAGTTTGAGTTTAAAAAAGGGCCTATTTTTTCAAGTTTTATTCTTATTGATGAAATAAACCGATCTCCTGCAAAAACTCAGGCTGCACTGTTTGAAGTAATGGAAGAAAAGCAAATTACAATAGACGGAAAACGTTATGAAATGGAAGATCCGTTTTTGGTAATTGCTACCCAAAACCCAATTGAGCACGAAGGAACTTACAGACTTCCAGAAGCACAGCTAGACCGTTTTCTGTTTAAAATAAATGTGGGATATCCCAATTTGGAACAGGAAGTAGCCATCATTAAAAACCAACACGATAACAGACTCGAAGATAAAACTGAGGCTGTACATAAAGTTATTACGGCACAACAGCTTATAAGATACCAGAAATTGGTTAAAGAAATCATTGTAGAATCTCAACTTATCGAATATATTGCTAAAATCATTATCAATACAAGAGAAAATCAGTTCTTGTATTTGGGTGCTTCTCCTAGAGCAAGTTTAGCATTATTAACTGCTTCTAAGGCTTTTGCGGCATTAAGAGGAAGAGATTTTGTAACTCCTGAAGATATTAAAGAAGCAAGTTTTGCAGTTTTAAGACACCGGGTAATTGTTTCTCCGGAAAGAGAAATGGAAGGTTTGTCTGCAGATGAAATTATCAGACAGATTCTTGAAGGAATTGAAATCCCAAGATGAGTTTGAATACTTTAGACACACAAAATCTAAAACCCACAGCTTGAAATCATGAAAAACTTATACATCAATACACGCTTTTTTTTCGCATTAGTTGGCGTAGGAATGCTCTATATTTTGGCATTCTTCTTTCCGTTTTTCATGGTTTTAGGACACGGTTTTTTAATCTTGGTTTTCTTAACGGTTTTTGTAGATTATTTGCTGATCTTTCGTCCAAAAGATGTTCTTCTTGCCCAAAGAATTTTACCGGAAAAACTTTCTAATGGGGACGAAAATTTCGTTAAAGTAGATATAAAAAATGAATACAGCTTCAAGATTAATGTTAAAATTATAGATGAAATACCTTTTCAGTTTCAAAAGAGAGATTTCTTAATTACAAAAAATATTCTTCCGGGTAAAAATGTATTTTTTCAGTATTCTTTAGAACCAAAAGAGAGAGGAGAGTATAATTTTGGGGCTTTAAATATTTTTGCGTCTTCTCCAATTGGTTTTGTGTCTAGACGTTTTATTTTTCAGAAAGATGCTTCTTTGGCGTGTTATCCGTCTTTTATTCATCTCAGAAAGTATGAATTAATGGCTCTTCAAAACGAATTTCTACTTGGCGGAATCAAGAAAATAAGAAAACTGGGACATACCATGGAGTTTGAGCAGATTAAAGAATATGTTCCCGGAGATGATGTAAGAACTATCAATTGGAAAGCGACTTCTAAAACCAATCGTTTAATGGTTAATCAGTTTCAGGACGAAAAATCGCAGCGTATTTTTATGTTGATCGATAAGGGGAGAACGATGAAAATGCCTTTCAATGGTTTAAGTCTTCTCGATTATTCTATTAATGCAACAATGGCTCTTTCTCATATTATTCTGAAAAAAGGCGACCGCGCAGGAATGATGACTTTCTCCAAGAAAGCAGATAACAGAGTTGCAGCCGATAATAAGTCGGGACAACTGAAAAAGATTTCTGAAGCTCTTTATAATATTAAAACCGATTTTTTTGAAAGTGATTTCAACAGACTTTATCAGGATGTAAAATATTCTATCAACCAGAGAAGTTTAGTTTTACTTTTCACGAATTTTGAAACTCTGGACGGACTCAACAGACAAATGAAATACCTTCGCGGAATTGCCAAAAATCATTTGTTGGTGGTTGTTTTCTTCAAAAATACTGAAGTTCAGAAAATCATCCATTCTAACCCTGAAAGTATGCAGGAAATTTATGATGAGATTATCGCAGAGAAATTCGAGTATGAAAAGAAACTCATCATTCAGGAATTAAGAAAGTACGGAATTTACTCAGTTTATACCCTTCCGGAAGATCTTAATGTAGAGGTAATTAACAAATATCTGGAGATAAAAGCGAGAGGAATTTTGTAATTTTAAAAGTGAAATTTGAAAACGGTAAATACTTTAATTTTTATTCCCAATAAGTATTTATATTCGTTATTTTCCAAACTGCTATTATATAATTAAAAAACAATATCATGAAGAAAATTTTAATTATCGGATTGCTTTTACTACTTGCATTTAGCTGCGAAAATAAAAGAGAAAAACTTCATAGGGATGGTGAACCCGATGTTTTATTTGTGGAAAGTGAAGACCATGAAATGAATGCTGCCATAGAAAAAGCAAAAGAAACATTCAATAGAGATTTTCAAACTGCACTAGAAAGCAAAAATCCTCAATATTCTAATTTTGCAATTAAACAGAAATTCAATACTGATAATGGTGGAGAACATATTTGGATTGGTGATATTAAATTTGAAAATGGAAAATATTCTGGCATTGTACAAAATACACCCATAAATCCTATTGGAATTCAATTGGGTGATAATATTACTATAAATCCAAATGAAATTTCAGATTGGATGTATTATGATAAAAATATTGTAAAAGGAGCTTATACGGTAAAACTTCTCAGAAAAGGAATGACTGATGAAGAGAAAAAAGAAATGGACGCAGATGGTCTTATTTATGAATAAGCTTTTTAATATTATGAATTATTAACTTTAAATTTAAAAATGAAAATAACACTCAATAGAATCAACGAAGATTTTTTATTTGAATGCACCAATACTCAAGGGAATTCAATTTTGTTAGATAATACTTCCCAACCGGGAGCAAAAGGTGTTTCGCCTATGGAAAGTGTTTTAATGGCAGTAGCAGGTTGCAGCGGGATAGACGTAGTTTCAATTCTAAAAAAACAAAGGCAGGAAATTACAGATTTTAAAGCGGAAGTCGAGGGAGAAAGAATTCTTGTGGATGATGCCAAACCTTTTAAATCGATCACCGTTAAATTTTTTCTTGAAGGAAATATAGATCCCAAAAAAGCTTTAAAAGCATCGGAATTATCTTTCGAAAAATACTGTTCGGTTTCCAAAACTTTAGAACCTAATGTAGAAATACATTATGAAGTTTTTGTGAATGGGACAATAGTTGATGCATAAGATATAAAAAAAGCTGTCGGAAAATTTTTTCTGACAGCTTTTTTAGGTATAATTTATTTATTTTTTAATTGTTTTCATACTCTTCACAGATCCATCTTTCATGGTTAAGGTAAGAATATACATACCGGATTTTATTCCTCCTAAATGTAACGTAGAAGATGGGTTTTCAAAAGTTTTTACAACGGCTCCGGAAGGATCTATTAATATTGCCTTTTTTATATTATCCTTATTGTCTATATAAAGTGTTTCATTGAAAGGATTAGGATAGGCTATTCTTTCTTTTTCTTTAACATTTGCTTCGTTGGTTGCCATAGCCGATGTTGGTTGTAAGGTTACAGTTACTGTAAAGCTTCCATTGTCTACTCTATTAAAGTCTGCATTGCAATCCGCTCCGCCATACGTTCTCCATGCTCGGAGCTCATAGTTAACAGTTCCTGTAAGATTGTTTGCAATGCTAAGCCCTGTTCTGTTGTAAGAATATGTTCCACCATTACCAGAGCCAGAAATTACTGAACTTTCAGTGTTCCCGTTTGTTGTGCATACTAAAAAGCTTCTTTGTTCAGACATCCAGCCATTGCTTGATGTTGTCATTGTATAAGAAACGTCAGTGGATTGAATTTTATATCCTGTAGGAATAGTAACGAATAAATTTCCTGGGCATGTTGTAGTAGACGTTGTAGTTATTTGGGAAGAATTTTCTAATAGGGTGTTAATATTTCCTGCTGTATAGGTTACAGCGATCTGACCAGGTGTAAATTGTTTCATTCTCCAGAAACTTTGTGAAGAACCACCACAATTTGAACGTACCCAGAAATAATAAGTTTGTCCTGTGGTGAGAGCGTTTCCTAAATCTACCGAAGTTCCGGATGTAACGGTTCCTGAAGGTGTAGTTGTTGCAGACGGCGGAGTAGAAGATGTGCTGTAATAATACTGGTAGCCTGAAGACGGGGTGCCATTTGCAGGAGCAGTCCAGCTCACGGTAGCTCCTGTCATACTTGTTACCGCCGAAATATTTGAAACTACACCACATGGATTAAAAGCATTAGCAGAAAAACCAAAAATATTAGGAATTCCTCCAGTTCCTGTCTTAGTGACCGTTACACTTTTTACAGTTTTAGATTGGTTAGCAGCGTCAATAGCCAGAGGAAGTTGGTAAAGTCTTGGGTTTGTTCCGGAACCGGATTCGAGAGTGTTGTTAACTTTGTTTATTCTCCCGATTCCTTGGATGGCATAATTACTTCCGCCATACCAGTCTGAAATAGCAATCCCCGTAAATGTCTGTGATGTGTTATCGGTAAAATTAACAGTAGCATTTACTGTACAAGCGCCACTTCCTCCTGTTGCGAGCATATAAACTACTGTGGCCGAGATAGGATTGGAAAACTCTAATGTCCCGCTATCATTTGCATTCTGCAACCTTAAAGAGTTATTGGCACTGTAAGATCCCAATTGGTAGTTAAGACCAGGCGTGGAAGCTACTGCAGAATTAATAAGTCCATTTATGGGAAGCCCATAGGTAAGTGGTTGGCTACTTGCTGTAAGTTGGAAATCTCTGGAAATGAATGCGTAATTTACTCCATCTACGTCATTACTGGTAGATGTAGCAGATGATCCAACGCCATTAGCAATAACATCTGCGTTAAACCCACTTTGGATTTGAAGTGGTTCGTAGTCTTGGGCATAAAATTCATTAGTTAGCAGACTAATAAGAATTAATCCACTTAGAGAAAATAGTTTTGTTTTCATAAAATACTTTTTTGTAATGCTAATATAAGTATTTTATTGTTTTATTTTCATTTTTATTGTTAATTTAATGGTAATAATTAATTGAAATATTGATTTGATTGATTTTGTAATAAAATTCGGGTTTCAGATGTAAACTTAGTTATAGATAGTTGATCACTAATTATTGACGAAATTTAATTTTCATGGATGGTTTTAAATTTAAGTTGTCAGTCTTGGCTTCAGAAGTTTAGCAACAGTGGCAGTCCAGCCTGTTTGGTGAGATGAACCGACTCCTCTTCCGTTGTCACCATGAAAATATTCGTAAAAAGTGATATAATCTTTAAAATGGGGATCATAATTAAATTTGTAATTTCCACCATTAAAAGCACGTTGTCCGCTTTCATCTTTCAGAAAAATAGAACACAGTCTTCCGCTGATATTTTGGGCGACTTCATCAAGATTTTTCTCTTCTCCGCTTCCGGTTGGAAATTCTACTTTTAAGCTGTTCCCGTAATAAAAATGAAATCTCTGTAAGCTTTCAACAATCAGAAAATTAATAGGAAACCAAATAGGACCTCTCCAATTACTGTTTCCGCCAAACATTCTGCTGTCACTTTCCGCAGGAGTGTAATAAACTACATTTTTATTGCCGTGAACGGTGAAAACAAAGGGTTCTTTTTCGTAAACTTTAGACATTGCCCGAATTCCATAAGAACTTAAGAATTCTTTTTCATCCAACATTCTGCTCAGCACTTTTGTAAGTCTGTTTTTTCTTAAAATACTCATTAGATGTTTTCTTCCGCTGCCTTCTTCATCCCAGTGAGAAACCAGTTTGGTAAGTTCGGGCTTGTTTTTAAGCACCCAATCCATTCTTTCTCGGAAATTAGGCATTTTGTCGAGCAGATGATGATCTATAATTTCAACGGCAAACATCGGTATAAGTCCCACAATACTTCTTAATCTCAGAGAAACGCTTTCTCCATTACCGAGCTGTAAAACATCGTAGAAAAAGCCGTCTTCTTCATTCCAGAGTCCTTCTTTGCCTTCACCCATATTTTCCATAGCTTCTGCAATGTAAAGGTAATGCTCGAAAAACTTAATCGCCATATCTTCGTATACCTGATAATACTGTGCAAGTTCCATAGCGATTCTCATCATATTGAGAGCATACATTGCCATCCAACTCGTTCCATCCGCCTGCTCTAGATGTTCGCCGTCTTTCAGTTCCATGTTTCTGTCAAACGCACCAATATTATCAAGTCCTAAAAAGCCACCTCCAAAAATATTTTTACCATTTTTATCTTTTCGGTTCACCCACCAAGTGAAATTGAGTAATAATTTCTGAAAAACTTTTTCAAGAAAGAGCAAATCGGGTTTGCCATTCATTTTTTCATCAATTTTAAAAACTCTGAAGCAAGACCAAGCATGAACGGGCGGATTTACATCACTTAAATTCCATTCGTAAGCCGGCATTTGCCCATTGGGATGCATATACCATTCTTTGGTAAGTAAAAGGAGTTGGTTTTTGGCAAATTCGGCATCAATAATAGCAAAAGGAACACAGTGAAACGCCAAATCCCACGTTGCATACCAAGGATATTCCCATTTATCTGGCATGGAAATAATGTCTTTATTGTGAAGATGTTCCCATTCTGCATTTCTTACATAATATTTGAAATCTCGTGGAGCTTCGTAATTAGGATCGCCGTGGAGCCATTTTCCGACATTATAATGATAAAACTGTTTGTTCCAAAGCAACCCGGCAAATGCCTGTCTTTGAACATTTTTTTCATCTTCAATGTAAGTGTCCTGTTGGATTTCACTGTAAAAATCATCCGCTTCTTTAATTCTTGCAGCAAATATTTCATCAAACTGATAAAAAGCATCATCCATATCATACGGAGATAAACGGAATTCAAAAGTTTTTGATTCTTTTGCTTTAATTATTTCATCTATTACAAATGCGGCTTTGGTCCCTCTTTGCTCCGGGTTTATTGTTTCGTGATGATGAATGATATAATCATTAATTCCGTCTTTGTAGTAAGTGTTTTCTACCGCAGGAACTCCATCTAATTTAGGATGGTTGGTTTCATTTTCACAAAAAACTCTTTTTGCATTTTTATTTTTGCTGTAAAACTTTTTTATAGAAATACTATTGTGTAATACATTAATGCAGCCATCTTTTCCCGCTTCAGTCTGTCCTTTGTATTCGTTGTAACCCCATTTCCAGTTGTTTCTGTACCAAATAGTTGGTAAAATAACCAAAGGAGCATCTTTATCGCTTCTGTTGCACGCTGTTACTCTTATCAAAATATCATGGGCATCAGATTTACAGTATTCTATAAAAATATCGAAGTATTCATCATTATCAAAAATTCCGGTATCGAATAGCTCGTATTCTGGATCTTTTTTGGAACGGCTTGCATTTTCATTGAGAATGTCCTCGTAAGGAAACTCGTTAATGGGATATTTGTACACCATTTTCATATAACTGTGAGTAGGCGTATTGTCGAGATAATAAAAAATTTCTTTAATATCTTCTCCATGATTTCCCTGCGGATTGCTAAGTCCAAAAAGACGTTCTTTTATTCTGATGTCTTTTTTATTCCAAAATGAAAATGCAAAACAGAAAAGTTGTTTTATATCCGAAATCCCGGCAATACCTTCTTCTCCCCATCGGTAAGTGCGGCTTTCTGCATTGTCGTGATTGGCAAAATTCCAGGCATCACCGTTTGGACTGTAATCTTCCCTTACATTGCCCCATTGTCTGTTGCTTACGTAAGGACCCCAGTTTTTCCATTCTTTATCTAGTAATCTTTGCTTTTCAGTATTCATTTTCAACCTATTTTCATTACGAAGGTAGTTTTTTTGATAAAAAATTCCAACTCATACCATTTCAAATATCATTAATGTTTATCCAAATTGCCTATGATAAGGCATGTTTGAAGTAAAATTAAATTTTCATCAATAATTAAAATTAAATTTTTATATTTGCATCATTCGTTCATTCAAATATTGAAAATGTTATCAAGAAAGGTTGAGGGATTAGACCCTGTGAAACCTTAGCAACCCTTTGCTCATGCAATGAAGGTGCTACGTTCTACCAAATTATTTTTTTTTGGACAGATAACTTACTGAAGTTCTTTTCAGCCATTTCCTGTGGCATTTTCAATTGTATTAAAATAATAGAATTGAAAGCTGAGCTTAAACATATTACTTTTTCGTATCACACCAATTCCGGTAAGGAATATAGCATCCCGTTGAGCTATCAGTTCTTTGGGAAAGACTTGTTTTCTGCACCGATTATTTTGGTGAATCATGCCTTAACCGGAAATTCAAATGTTTCTGGGGAAAAAGGATGGTGGAAACAATTAATTGGTGAAAAGCAGGTAATTGATACCCAGAGATTTACTGTTTTGTGTTTTAATATTCCAGGGAACGGGTTTGATGATTTTTTTGTAGATGAGTATGAAGATTTCACACCTTCAGATATTGCCAATATCTTTTTGAAAGGTCTTGAAGTTTTAAACATTAAAAAACTATATACCATTATAGGAGGTTCTTTGGGCGGGGCAATCGGTTGGGAAATGCTGGTGAAAAAACCGGATCTTGCCGATATTTTCATTCCTGTTGCCAGCGATTACAAAACCCACGATTGGCTTCACGCACAATGCCTGGTTCAGAAATTTCTGCTAAATCAACCTAATGAGCCTCTACAGAAAGCCAGGATTCATGCGATGTTATGCTACCGAACGCCACAGTCTTTAAATGATAGATTTCAAAATAAATTTAACAACGAAAAAGACAGATTAGAATCTGAAGACTGGCTTATTCATCATGGAAATACATTAAACGAAAGATTTAGTTTAAAATCTTACAGGTTGATGAATCATCTGCTGATGAATATCAATGCAGAAGAGGAAAAATTAGAGAAAATTCAATCTCGAATGCACATGATCTCCGTTGATACCGATTTATTTTTCCCGGCTTCTGAAATACGAATGGGCTTCGAAAAACTTAAGGAGAAAAAGGAAAATGTCTTTTATCACGAGATCACTTCAATACATGGGCACGATGCCTTTTTAATGGAATACGAACAATTAAATACAATCATTAAAAATATATTAAGATGAAAAATAATACCAACGAAATAAAATTTTTAAAAAACAGATCCATCATCAAATTTGAAGGGGAAGATTTTCTTGGAGAAATAGGGATTGATGGAAGAATTTTTAAGGCACTTACCTTAGCACGAATTAGCGTAGGAGTCATTTCTCAACAGGCTATTGAAAACGGATTATCTATTTTGGTGCATGAAAATGATTCTGAAAAAGCAGTAAATTGCTTAATTGATGAGTTTGAAGCAGAAAGAAAATCAGGAAAGGTTTCCCAAATTTACAGCATCAATAATGTTTCGGTTTTAGGCTTTGTTACCGAAGATTTCAATAAAGTATTGGCAGAATTGGCAAGAAATAATGTGTTTCCTTTACTTTTGAACCAAAATGCAGCTGAAAAAAGAGTAAATATTGTCGTAACTTCTTCACAAGACGAGAAATCAAAAAATATTATTGAGTCTGAAATTTCTAAAAAGCCGAAAACGGTTCATTTAGCGATTATTGGTCACGGAAATGTGGGTGAAACATTAATAGAACAGGTTTTAGAGTCTTCAGAAGAAATCAGAAGGCGTAAAAAAATAGACCTTAAAATAGTAGCAGTCGCTAATTCTAAAAAAATAGCTTTCAATAAAAAAGGTTTTGATAAAAACTGGAATGATGAGGTACTCACCGCAGAAAATTCTTCGGATATTGAAAAACTCATCCAGTTTTCCAAAGACAATCAACTGGAAAACCTAATTGTGGTAGATAATACGGCAAGTAAAGATTTTGTAAACAATTATCCTGTTTTAGCAGAAAATGGTTTTGATCTGGTTTCATCCAACAAAATTTTCAATACACTTCCGATTTCAGAATACCGTCAGCTAAGATATATTTTGAATAAAAATAACAGAAGATATCTTTACGAAACCAATGTAGGTGCAGGATTACCTTTGATAGATACGATTAAATTACTCCATCTTTCCGGGGAAAATATCACAAGAATAAAAGGAGTTTTCTCAGGAACTTTAAGTTATGTATTTAATAATTTTTCTCTGAGAGAAGACAGATTTTCTGTCATTATCAAAGAAGCATTAGAAAAAGGCTTTACAGAGCCAGATCCCAGAGAAGATTTATCCGGAAATGATGTTGCAAGAAAACTACTGATTTTGGCAAGAGAATTAGATTTAATTAATGAATTTAATGATATAAAAATTCAAAATTTAGTTCCTAAAACTTTGCAGTCGGTTTCAAAGCAGGAATTTCTTGAAAGGTTGGAAGAATTGGATGAAGAATACGAAAAATTGAAGAAAAACCAAGAGCCTGATCATGTTTTAAGGTATGTGGGAGATCTTCATGGAGATTTACAGAAAGAAAAAGGTGAGCTCGATGTAAAACTTGTTTCCGTATCTGCGACGTCAGCTTTAGGACAGTTAAAAGGTTCAGATTCAATTTTCGAAATCTATACCGAAAGTTATGGTGAAAATCCAATCGTTATTATGGGAGCCGGAGCGGGAGCTAAAGTGACAGCAAGAGGCGTTTTTGGAGATATTTTAAGACTTAGTGAAACCAAATAATTTTTGTACAACGTACAAAGTAAAATGTATTAATGATGAACAACGAAGAAAAACCATCAACAGAGAACCTTCAACCTTCAGTCAATTTTGAAACTCTTGCGATAAGAACCCAAACGGAAAGAACTCAGTTTGATGAGCATTCTACGCCGCTTTTTCTTACATCAAGCTTTGTTTTTGAGGATGCAGAAGATATGAGAGCAAGTTTTGCTGAAGAGAAATCGAAAAATTTATACAGCCGTTTTTCAAATCCGAACGTCTCCGAATTTACAGACAAAATCGTACAAATGGAAGGCGCAGAAGCGGGATATGCTTTTGCTACAGGAATGGCGGCTATTTATTCAACATTTGCGAGTTTGCTCAATGCAGGCGATCACATTGTGAGCTGTCAGTCGGTTTTTGGTTCAACTCATACTCTGTTTACAAAATATTTCCCTAAATGGAATATTGAAACGACTTATTTTAAAGCAAATGATGCCGGAAATGTTGAAAAATATATTCAGCCAAACACCAGAATACTTTATCTTGAAACCCCTACAAATCCTGCCATCGAAGTTTTGGATCTCGAATTTTTCGGAAAAATAGCCAGAAAGCATAATCTTCTGTTTATTGTAGATAACTGCTTTGCCACACCTTATCTTCAACAGCCCATAAAGTATGGAGCAGATATTGTGGTGCATTCTGCTACCAAATTAATTGACGGTCAAGGTCGAGTTTTGGGTGGTGTTGCCGTGGGAAAGGCAGATTTAATCCGTGAGATTTATCTCTTTGCGAGAAATACAGGACCGGCAATGTCTCCATTTAATGCCTGGGTTTTATCTAAAAGTTTAGAAACTTTAGCCATCCGTGTTGAAAAACATTGCGAAAATGCCTTAAAAGTAGCAGAATTTTTAGAAAATCATCCTCAGGTAGAATTGGTGAAATATCCTTTCCTAAAGTCTCATCCTAGTTACGAAATTGCCAAAAAGCAAATGAGATTAGGAGGGAATATTGTTGCCTTTGAAATTAAAGGAGGCATAGAAGGCGGAAGAAATTTTTTAGACAAAATTAAAATGTGTTCTCTTTCTGCCAATCTTGGTGATACAAGAACGATAGTAACGCATCCGGCTTCTACAACGCATTCTAAACTGTCTGATGACGAAAGAAATGAAGTTGGCATTACTGCAGGTTTGGTTCGTTGCTCTGTTGGTTTGGAGCATGTGGATGATATTATTGCAGATCTGAAACAAGCGTTGGATTAATTCAATGAATGGGCTTTAGCCTGTTTGAATATAAAAGAAAAAATGGCTTTAGCCTAAATATAAAATGAAAAATTCAGAACAATTATACAAAGCATTATCCGACAGAATTTTAGTTCTGGACG encodes the following:
- a CDS encoding DUF4129 domain-containing protein, coding for MNKFLLFLAVFFSLGFVKAQEEYAEEVIVDSVATTHYRNMYVADSVLRENPITNTAVFPKKFKEKLASRYKDKDFDYSASQPKESFFEKLQRKIAEIIRSIFGETSMETSSKITTVIIRLFAIVLVGFLLYFIVKFLIKNNGNLFFGKKNKKIEIKDEELHENIHEINFPQSISSFETNKDYRSAVRYQFLFVLKKLSDKKLIQWNPEKTNKDYVAELKTGNLKNEFFELSYIFDYVWYGEFTIDENSYNRFRNQFQSFKA
- a CDS encoding AAA family ATPase encodes the protein MLELRQSLDKVKEEIAKVIVGQEKMVEHLLAALLSNGHVLIEGVPGVAKTITAKLLAKTIDVDFSRIQFTPDLMPSDILGTSVFSMKNSEFEFKKGPIFSSFILIDEINRSPAKTQAALFEVMEEKQITIDGKRYEMEDPFLVIATQNPIEHEGTYRLPEAQLDRFLFKINVGYPNLEQEVAIIKNQHDNRLEDKTEAVHKVITAQQLIRYQKLVKEIIVESQLIEYIAKIIINTRENQFLYLGASPRASLALLTASKAFAALRGRDFVTPEDIKEASFAVLRHRVIVSPEREMEGLSADEIIRQILEGIEIPR
- a CDS encoding DUF58 domain-containing protein translates to MKNLYINTRFFFALVGVGMLYILAFFFPFFMVLGHGFLILVFLTVFVDYLLIFRPKDVLLAQRILPEKLSNGDENFVKVDIKNEYSFKINVKIIDEIPFQFQKRDFLITKNILPGKNVFFQYSLEPKERGEYNFGALNIFASSPIGFVSRRFIFQKDASLACYPSFIHLRKYELMALQNEFLLGGIKKIRKLGHTMEFEQIKEYVPGDDVRTINWKATSKTNRLMVNQFQDEKSQRIFMLIDKGRTMKMPFNGLSLLDYSINATMALSHIILKKGDRAGMMTFSKKADNRVAADNKSGQLKKISEALYNIKTDFFESDFNRLYQDVKYSINQRSLVLLFTNFETLDGLNRQMKYLRGIAKNHLLVVVFFKNTEVQKIIHSNPESMQEIYDEIIAEKFEYEKKLIIQELRKYGIYSVYTLPEDLNVEVINKYLEIKARGIL
- a CDS encoding YegJ family protein, yielding MKKILIIGLLLLLAFSCENKREKLHRDGEPDVLFVESEDHEMNAAIEKAKETFNRDFQTALESKNPQYSNFAIKQKFNTDNGGEHIWIGDIKFENGKYSGIVQNTPINPIGIQLGDNITINPNEISDWMYYDKNIVKGAYTVKLLRKGMTDEEKKEMDADGLIYE
- a CDS encoding OsmC family protein, whose protein sequence is MKITLNRINEDFLFECTNTQGNSILLDNTSQPGAKGVSPMESVLMAVAGCSGIDVVSILKKQRQEITDFKAEVEGERILVDDAKPFKSITVKFFLEGNIDPKKALKASELSFEKYCSVSKTLEPNVEIHYEVFVNGTIVDA
- a CDS encoding T9SS type A sorting domain-containing protein, coding for MKTKLFSLSGLILISLLTNEFYAQDYEPLQIQSGFNADVIANGVGSSATSTSNDVDGVNYAFISRDFQLTASSQPLTYGLPINGLINSAVASTPGLNYQLGSYSANNSLRLQNANDSGTLEFSNPISATVVYMLATGGSGACTVNATVNFTDNTSQTFTGIAISDWYGGSNYAIQGIGRINKVNNTLESGSGTNPRLYQLPLAIDAANQSKTVKSVTVTKTGTGGIPNIFGFSANAFNPCGVVSNISAVTSMTGATVSWTAPANGTPSSGYQYYYSTSSTPPSATTTPSGTVTSGTSVDLGNALTTGQTYYFWVRSNCGGSSQSFWRMKQFTPGQIAVTYTAGNINTLLENSSQITTTSTTTCPGNLFVTIPTGYKIQSTDVSYTMTTSSNGWMSEQRSFLVCTTNGNTESSVISGSGNGGTYSYNRTGLSIANNLTGTVNYELRAWRTYGGADCNADFNRVDNGSFTVTVTLQPTSAMATNEANVKEKERIAYPNPFNETLYIDNKDNIKKAILIDPSGAVVKTFENPSSTLHLGGIKSGMYILTLTMKDGSVKSMKTIKK